In Rhabdothermincola sediminis, the sequence TCCGGATGCGCCTCCGACAACACCTTCGTGATCGCCGCCGTCAACGTCGTCTTCCCATGATCAATATGACCCATCGTGCCCACGTTCGCATGCGGCTTCGTCCGCTCGAACTTCTCTCGTGCCATGATGGTGCTCTCCTGAACGTCGTTGTCGGATGAGGTCGGTGGCGGCGGTCGGACTCGAACCGACGACCCCTCGATTATGAGCCGAGTGCTCTCACCTGCTGAGCTACGCCGCCACTGGTCGGCGCCGGACGGTCCGCGACCAGGACCGAGCGACCAGCCAGCGAGCCCCCTGTCAGAATCGAACTGACGACCTTTTCCTTACCATGGAAACGCTCTGCCGACTGAGCTAAGGGGGCGAGTCGCCACCGGAGCCCTGGCACGAGGCGCAGGGGCACCGGCAACGGGCGGGCCATCTTGCCACGGGAGACCGCCGAGACCCAACCCGGAACCCCGGCCGAGCTCGGTCTGTCCCACCCCGGCCCCTGCCCGCCCGGCCCGCTGCCTCGCCGAGGAGCCACCCGTGCCCGCTCTGGGGTGCCGGACCCGGTCCGGATGACCCAGA encodes:
- a CDS encoding GTP-binding protein; the encoded protein is MAREKFERTKPHANVGTMGHIDHGKTTLTAAITKVLSEAHP